In Neisseria brasiliensis, the following proteins share a genomic window:
- a CDS encoding MlaC/ttg2D family ABC transporter substrate-binding protein: MKKSAFFSALSIGLLSISLAAAAPADAVNQIRQNATQVLTILKSGDANTARRKAEAYAMPYFDFQRMTALAVGNPWRTATDAQKQALTKEFQTLLIRTYSGTMMKFKNAKVNVKDNPVVARNGKEITVRAEVSAAGEKPVNMDFTTYQSGNRYRVYNVAVEGASLVTVYRNQFGETVKAKGIDGLIADLKAKNSGK, translated from the coding sequence ATGAAAAAATCAGCATTCTTCAGCGCCTTGAGTATCGGTTTATTGAGCATCAGCTTAGCGGCTGCCGCTCCTGCCGATGCGGTCAACCAAATCCGCCAAAACGCGACTCAGGTTCTGACCATTTTGAAAAGCGGCGATGCCAACACCGCCCGCCGCAAAGCCGAAGCCTACGCCATGCCTTATTTCGATTTCCAACGCATGACCGCTCTGGCCGTGGGCAACCCTTGGCGCACCGCCACTGATGCGCAAAAACAGGCTTTGACCAAAGAATTCCAAACCCTGTTGATCCGCACCTACTCCGGCACCATGATGAAATTCAAAAATGCCAAAGTGAATGTGAAAGACAATCCGGTGGTTGCCCGCAACGGTAAAGAAATCACCGTGCGCGCTGAAGTGAGCGCCGCCGGCGAAAAACCGGTCAACATGGATTTCACCACCTACCAAAGCGGCAACCGCTACCGCGTGTACAACGTGGCCGTTGAAGGCGCGAGCTTGGTGACCGTTTACCGCAACCAATTCGGCGAAACCGTTAAAGCCAAAGGCATCGACGGCCTGATTGCCGACTTAAAAGCCAAAAACAGCGGCAAATAA
- the mlaD gene encoding outer membrane lipid asymmetry maintenance protein MlaD yields MKKSILEFWVGLFVLLGVVAVGFLAFRVAGGSGMGSAQQTYTVYANFSDIGGLKSNAPVKSAGVLVGRVSAITLDPKSYQARVTLNLDKQYEFSTDVSAQILTSGLLGEQYIGLMQGGDMDNLAEGDTISVTSSAMVLENLIGKFMTSFAEKQSGDSDAATSANADSAP; encoded by the coding sequence ATGAAAAAAAGTATTTTAGAATTTTGGGTCGGTTTGTTTGTTTTGTTGGGCGTGGTGGCCGTCGGCTTTCTGGCCTTCCGCGTAGCAGGCGGCTCTGGCATGGGCAGTGCGCAGCAAACCTACACCGTGTATGCCAATTTCAGCGACATCGGCGGTTTGAAATCAAATGCGCCGGTTAAATCGGCAGGGGTATTGGTCGGCCGAGTATCTGCCATCACCCTCGACCCGAAAAGCTACCAAGCACGCGTAACCCTGAATCTCGACAAGCAATACGAATTCAGCACAGACGTTTCCGCCCAAATCCTCACTTCCGGCCTGTTGGGTGAGCAATACATCGGCCTGATGCAAGGCGGCGATATGGACAATCTGGCCGAAGGCGACACCATCAGCGTCACCAGCTCGGCCATGGTATTGGAAAACTTAATCGGCAAATTCATGACCAGCTTTGCTGAAAAACAATCCGGCGACTCTGATGCAGCCACTTCAGCCAACGCAGATTCTGCCCCATAA